The Aquila chrysaetos chrysaetos chromosome 17, bAquChr1.4, whole genome shotgun sequence region tgggttggaagggacctttaaagatcaactagtccaacccccccgccatgggcagggacaccttcgACTAGACCtggttgctcaaagccccatccaacctggccttgaacacttccagcgatggggcatccacaacttctctgggcaacctgttccagtgtctcaccaccctcatcataaagaatttcctccttatatctaatctagATCTAACTTCTTGCAGTTAAAAACCTgtgccccttgtcctgtcactacaggtgCTGGTAAAACAtctctccccatctttcttaaaaGCCCCCTCTAAGCATTGAAaagccacaataaggtctccaAAACaaccagaagaaagaaggagaagcTTTGCTTGGTTAGTTTGGCTAGCTGGAATTTCCTCAAGGCAGACCAAAATGAGACACTCGCAGGACATCTGGGGAGCTAGTACGGAGGGTACACAGGGCAGAGTTGGAGGCgcgtctcaccaccctcatcgtaaagACTTTACTCCTTATATCCAatgtaaatctaccctctttcagtttaaacctTTGCCCCTTGTCCTTCACTAaaggccctggtaaaaagtctctctccatctttcttacaagctcCCTTTATATATcaaaaggctgcaataaggtctccccagaaccttctcttctccaggctgaacaacccaaactctctcagcctttctttacagaagaggtgttccatccctctgatcattttcatggccctcctctggacccactccaacaggtcaatgtctttcttgtactggggaccctggagctggacacagtactccaggtggggcctcaagagtggagtagagggagagaatcgcctccctcaacctgctggccatgcttcttttggtGCGGCCCAGAACATTAttggctgcaagtgcacattgctggctcatatccaATTTTTCATgcaccagtatccccaagtccttgtcagggctgctctcaatccatgCATCCTCTAATGTGTATTGATACTGGTGATTACCCCACTGCAGGTGCAGGACCTTCaacttggccttgctgaacctcatgtgtgtatatatatatatatatatgtgtgtgtgtgtgaatatatatatatgtgtgtgtgtatatatatatatgtgaagttcaacattcatattttattattattttcatatataaacaatatatttatataaaattatatacatatttttaaaataaatcgCTATACCCACAATACCACTATACTTTACacctctttctgctgctcataCTAAAGCTTCCTCTCTCCCTATTCAAAGCCACTCAAGAAGTGCTTTTCCTGCATCTTTCAACAACAACCACAACtgtgtctgtatttttctgaagaaagcaagtAACTGTGCAGTACTTTTCTGGACACCCTACACAGCTCTGCCAGTGTCCCTAAAGCacaaacaaattcagaaaaatccaACTATTTTAATGTCATACCCAAGCCCCCACAGATCATTTTGACGAAGTCACTTGTAGCTCCTGTCCTTGCAATAGGAGAAACCAACACTGTCCTTGCAAGGAGAACAAGTAGGTATTATTAAACAAGCATGGAGATCCTCAGGTCAAAGAGAGCAAAGCCCTCATGTCTCACAGGGCACTGTTGGCACTAGATTGAGCACTGGTTCCCTGAAGCAGGCCTCAGTCCTCTCTATGCACCTACTAGTGTCTGACAGACCATTTGCTCTATGCTAATGTTTACCTGCACTGCTCACATTACTGGATTTCAGCACGGGTGGTGGCGTGACATGGTTGGCAATGGCTGCGGAGGAAGGGGGAGGTATAGGAGGGACTGCAATCTTGCCTCCTGGTGGGGGTGGCAGCAGGCTTAGGCCCCCTGATCCAGACACACGGGGCTTGGctgctcctcctttctttgTCGTCATGTTCTGtataaaaagaaaggacaagtgaggaagagtCTCCATTTCTCCctccagaaaaagaagcagggTAAACTGGGCTCTTACCCCAATGTTCAGTTTGATGGTCTGCCCTTCCTTAAACCCTAAGTCTAATTTGGGACGTGTATCAGCTTCCTGGGACTCCTTGGAAATCTCAGTCTCCTGCTTCACCCACctaaaaagaagagaggaagacaTCAGACCCTGTGGCAAAGGGGAACAGggtttcagaaaaatgcatggTTCCTCTCCCCATCCCGCCAAAAAACTACCTTGCCTTGTCAAACCAGCTACTTCCCTACTCCCAGTGTAGTACAGCAAAAAGCTGTGACCACCACAAACCCAAGAGACTGCCTAACACTGTACCTGTAGCATCACAGGACTTAAGCTTAAGACTTGCAGATCTGACCCCGCAGGACTCTCAGCTTGCATGACAGTTGGCAGCAGACACTCAAGTGTCCCTGATGGAGCCAGAGTAGGGCTTCATGACCATCCCAAGGAAGCCTGCACTAAACGAACATGCACCACCACCCGCCGTGTTCTACAGGCCAGAGGAAAACCAGCATTCTAGAAAAGCACAACTCACTTGAAGTGATCCTGCAAAGAGACGTTGAAGTCAAAGGCATCACCACGATCCGTGAAGCCAATGCCTATAAAAGCACTTCGTCCTAGCAAGAAGACAGGAGGAGTCATTGGACGTGCCCTGCAAACGGGCCCTTGTGTTCATTCACTCCAAaatccttctgcttctcctaAACCACTCTGTGCTACCTCCCTCTGACAGACCTGCAGCTGGACACCGGCAGCTCACAGCAGTTCATTGTTCCTAGCCTTCAGGATGCACCCTTCTTCCCACATGGCACTCTCAGAAACCAAATGTTCCTTCCCAGCCCCTGGACTCTGTGCAATGTAGAGAATCCTCCTCTGTTAACCTTGCCTTCCTACCCCTCCAGGCACACTACCCAGCCTTTTCAGCGCTCCCAACACCATTCCGATGCCCCTTGCATATACCCAGCTCCATCAGGCTAAGTCTCCTCCAGCTCTAGCACTTGGCACATACATGATCCCTCAACTCACCAGTCCCATCCTGAATTCGAATGACAAAATAGCGGCTGGAATCTGTCACAGTCTCTACTGCAATGCCAGGGTATTGATCTATAGGAGCCTGGGCAAAGAGTTCTCCTGCAGACAAAGAATTAGGTGTTAAGGAGAGCAGCCTCTTGCTAAAGTGTGGCCAGGGCTGCCATGCACAGCTTTGACCAGGCTTAGAAGCACAGGCTCATGAGCAGCAATCACGGTCGCAGCCTTGCCAAACCACAGCTTTTCCCTTACCTGAAACCTTATCCTCCAGTTTTATGTATGCAGTTTTGCCTTTGGAGGTGACGCGGAGCCGCCCTGTCCAGTCCGGATGGTCCAGTTTCCAGTCAGATgccctgaaaagaaaagcaactgttCACTGACCATACATCAACCCCTCCACTTCTGCCCAACCATCTCAGCAAATGCCTCTGCTCCCAAACCTTCAATGCCTGCAGCTGCCTTATTTCACTTCTCTCCCCAAGCGATATACGAGGTGTCAGCTCCTCTCCGTTGCTGCCAGTCAACACACACAGCTCTGACTGGCCTCTTTCCTCTGGGTAAAGGGAAATAGATACAGTCCAGAGAACATCAACTCTGGCTTTACCTTTATAAGCTTACAGAAGAGGGGAGACTGAAACCCAGGGACTGACTTGGAACAGTAAACCCAGAAGTGACTAATAAGTGACTTGTGAGCATCAGGAAGACCCCCAAAATTAATTAATAGTATGCTGAAAAGCCACTCCATTATTCTACCCCATTGTAAAATAATATCAAGTACTTCCAAACCTAGAGGCAGCTAGCTTACACTAGGTAAAACATCATACACACAGCCATCTTGAGTAGCCCATTAAACTTTTTGCTACAGACTGttgtgaagggaaaaaagaaaggaaaaaagaaagagagaaaaacctcaACCTATGGGATTTTAGAACTGGAAACAAACACCTGCGGCAAGGCACAACATCCACAGTGGCAACAGTCTGCCAAGTTCAGCCAGTAGCACCAACACCCACCAGCGCTTCAGAGCACAAACCCCCGTCTCCAGCAAGTCTGTGGGCACAACTTACAAAGTCACACTCCACTGGCTTCAgctaaagaaagagaaagcacttCTAACTCCTGGTCCTGCAATCTCTTCTTAAAAATCATACTGGAACCCTTCCTGGCTTCCTCCCCGCTACCGCGAGAGCCAACAAGCCAAAATTCAACGTGCCATTATACGCCCGACTCGCATCCCAGCGAACCGGGCAAACTGGGAGCGGAGGTCAGCTCTGCCTGGCAAACCAAGTTACTCGGGCGCCTTCGCCTCCCGCACACGATTCGCAGAGCAGCCCCGGCTCCTCcacagcagggaggaaaaggctCCCGCTTTTAGGCGCGGGCCGCCTACAAGAGGCGACTCGAGTCCCCCAAAACTGCAGCCGGTGGGGGCGAAGGCCTCAGGGAACAGGCCTGACCCGCTTGCGGCCACAGGCCACGGCTTCCCAAGGCCCCGCTCGGGGCGAGGACGCCCTTTTCTCGGCCCAGCCCCCggctgcccctgcccgccctgcccgcgGGGCTGCGGCTGCAGCCCcgcgggcagggcgggcaggggcagccGGGGGCTGGGCCGAGCCAGAGCGATGCCGGGCCCCTGGCGTCCCCTCACCTGTACCCGCGGTTGGAAGTGCGCGGCGGGATGCGGTAAACGTTGACATCGGGCTTCACGCAGAGGACAGACTCGTACTCCAGCTCGGCCGCCGCCATCTCGGCCGTCAACACCAACAAACCGAGGCGAAGAGCGAGGGGTGGGGAGCCTAATAACCGGGGGCGCTTCCGACCGCCATCTTTGATGAGGGCAGACACCGCCTGCGGGAGGCCGGGCGGGAAGCAGGGCACGTCGTAAGGCGTGGGAGGAGAAGGCATCTTGGATCCTGGCAGCAAcgcgcgggggcggggaggcggccATCTTGGAGCCGGTTCTGACACAGCAGCGCGGGCTGGCGCCATCTTGGAGCCTGGCAGTTCCCTCACAGGGCCTGGCGCGGCCATGTTTGGTTCGGGCTGATGAAGTGGTGCCGGGCGCCATCCCGGAGCTGGGCGCAGCCGTGCTGGGAGCGGGCGGAGCCGGGCGGGCTAACGCTCCCCTGGGAAGGCCGGGTCCCGGTCCCGGGGGCTGGGGAGGCCctgagctgccagcagcccccccccggggcacgGCGGCGGGCAGGAGGGGCGAGGGGCGTTGGGCCTGGGGATGCCCTGAGCTGCCGTCCTCCCGCCAGCCCAGTACGCGGGGGAAGCCACGGCTGGGCTGTGCCTAAACGTGGGGCTGGGTTTTGTGCTGCCACACGAatacctgggggggggggggggaatccctGCATGGCCCTCCGCAGTGGGCCTGGGCACTTCTCCCCAGCgtggttttctttcctgcagccTTGGGTCAAAGCTTGGGTTTTAAGTGAAAATGGATTTTCGTGTGGCCAGTGGTGCTGGGATCAAGAGGCCTTTGGTAAAAGGagcaaactgaaaacacagcacaaacCGTTACAAGTTTTGCAGCTAGAAGCGGTGAAAATGCCTGTTACGCAAAGGTTAATTTCAGGAGCGTGATTTCCCAGAAATGTGACCAAAACAAGTGTATAGGTACTGTTCTATTTATCAATATGGTTAGACTAGTAGCATttaaactgctattttttttaatagtgacCTCTCAGTGAAGACTGGTGTTGACATTTACTGCTATGCAGTAGCGTATGACTGAATCTCTAAACTACTAAATGCTTACTCTGAAAACTAGCAGAAAAGGCCTGAGAAAAGTTACAAAGTTACATACCCACAGAGCCGGGGGTGGGCATAGCATGGGCTAGTTGTACTGGGGAGTAACTTAAGCTACCCATGAAAGACTGAGTGAGCACAGTTCATTGCTGAGGGTAAAGCAAGAAGTGAATGAAAAGCACTAAGTTTGaggaactatttttttccagtatgaaATGGTGTTAGTTAATGCAGTGAGAGCTGAAACGGTAttgtttcttgctgtttgcagaGGTAAGTGGAACAGAGGATGGTAATGAACTGAATCGTAGCAGTCAAACAAGCTGTCCTTCCGTCAGGCCAAATGTCCAACTAGCCCAGCATTGTATCTCTGACAGTGCCTGGTGTAGAAAAACTTTGAAACAAAGGGAGTGTGTGCTGCTGATTCCGTAGATCTAGTAGTAAGGGAAGCTATTTTGAAGCCAAGGACAGGAATAGTCTTCGGTCATTAAGACTAAAAAAGTAGGATACTTGTAATTTAACTAGCATATCTAAATGTAACTGGCCTAGTTTTCCCCAGAAATGATCTCGACAGCTGTATGAGTAGATAAACAGGAAAGATGCATGACTGGTGTGAGCTAAGTACCTTAACAGATACAGAATGACGCAAATGCGCAggttccttttccccttcccctctgccagctttctctgcctccctgcagcGGGAAGGAGGGGCTAACACGCTCTGCTTTGTGGCAGATTTTGATGCCCCAGGGAGCAGAGGCCCACACCCTGCTGTGTGgctgccctgccaggctgcaCACTGGAGTGGACAGACACCTGCCTGGGAAGAGAGATTTGAACCCTTTCATGCAGCCTGTGCAAGAACTAGTAGGAATACACGGCAGGGATACTCAGTGCAGATACGTGCCACAGTGTAAAAGAAggctctgcctccctgcttgCAATATGCCAGTGTTACATTGCTTGCCAGACTGCCAGAATTAAGGCAAAGAGGTTAATGGGAGGTGAACCTTGGAGAAGAACAGAGCTGCTTAAAGAAAGCCTGTAAAATGGTACAGAGTTATACTTTCCTAATATACTAGCCTACCAATCTGTAGTATAAGGGCTTTGTGGGCCAGGGGTTTGGTATGCATTTGTTAGCAGTATTTTAATAGACTTTCCTTCTATGgattcatctttgctttttcatcactgcttttttaaacttacaCTTTTGGTTACCCATATCATCCCTGGAGCCATGAATCTAACTGTGCAATAtgaaaaagtgtaattttttgttttcaaacttctACCTGATCATTTCATTTGATACCTCCTAGTTCTTGTGCTAAAAGAATTCATGTCACCTTCTCCATGTGTCTCTCATACTGCCACTTAGATGTCCCTTTCCCAAGGTGAAGCATTCTCGTCTATTTAGCTTGTCCACCAAAAGAAGCCATTCTGAGCCATGGCTGTTTAGTCGtcattttctgtatcatttcTGATTCTATAATTGTTTTTAAGATCGAGGACCACTACAGCATTCAGTATTCAAGAAGCAACTGAATAATTCCTGTTATATTTACCTCTTGAATAGCATTGTATGTTGACATGATTTTTCATAGAACTTTCTGCGCTGACTGCTAAGTTTCTTCTTTGAATGGTAATAACTTATCTAGAGTACATCTCTCTGTATGTATAGTTATGgttgcttttcaaaattcaaTAATTCACAATTAGCAATATTAAATTTTGCCTGCCTCTTTATTGTGCTGTCATTCAGTGTGCCACAATTCTCCTACAGTTCTTCTAGAAGGAGAGGATCTAAGACGAGAGAGTGGCAAAGGGCCAACTTTTATAAGGCATGTGAGGAAAGGTGCACAAGCAGCACCAGGACACCAGGAATACATCTCCCATTCAATTCCATTGAGACTTAACCAGCAGAGAACATAACGTTCTTCCGTCTTTTTCAAACAAGCATCGCTGaaccaagaaaatacaaagcactGCCAATAATAGctaaagtttttaatttttttactttttttaaaggattaagCAGTGGGGTTGAAATCTTGAaggagaacatatttaaaatcagaCTATGAAACCAATGGAGGATCCATATTCTTCCCACACAGAAATCTTCAATGAATGAAAACCAAGGAATAGCAGAAATCTTGGATGGAACTCCACAATGTTCAATCATATGCGGTGTGCAAATAAAAAGGCCTACACAAGTAGGGTAAAATGCAGGGTTCATGCCAATCTGTAGGTAGCCTCATAATAAACCATGCAGAAGAATCATTTTGGCTTTTGgtttgctctttgctttgcttacataagaaaaaaaataaggcattgTCCAGGAATGCACTTAATGGGTGGACCAAACATTTGGaatttcccttctctgcacAGAAGGTACAGGGGAAACCAGTCTCACAAAATGACTCATTAGATAACGTAAAGGTTAATGCCAAGATGAGCATTTTTACTAAACAGtccaaatattatttcaaatggTGTTTCCTTCACTGAAAATGCCCTGGCAAAACATCTGACACAAACACTCAACCAGTACTGAGAACCTGTTGTTGTGAAGAGctactttttaattatgtatAATCTACGTATATACCAGTTTTGCCAAGCTTTCTTCCCAGCTTGGTGTCCAAAGTTTGCGCTTACCTGATCTTACTCAGCAATATACCAAAATGCCTTGGGGTCATTCAGTAGATTTTCTGAAGAGGAGAGTCTGAGGAATACTAGTGCAGGGCAACCCTGCAGATACTTGATGTTTCTGGAGAGTCCCTATGAAACTAAGTGCACAGTTGTAACGATGAAAACAAGCGCATAGCAAACACTGGCCACCAGGCCACTGCAGTATGCTTTCTAGAGAAACAGTTGTGCTAGCTATGGCTAAGATTTATAGGGAGAGTTTTGGACAGGTTTTTTTAGGAAGATGGGTTTGCCATATACACAAGGAACATTCAGGGTCTGTGAAAAATCATAGCTATCTAGTCACGTCACCTGCGGGGAAACAAATGGGAGATCTGAGGGGGGCTGCAAAGGTTTGTAGAACTACGGAAGAAGTAgtagaaatatgaaatacaaatggAATTCTCAGTTCTTGCCAAAGTGTTTTGGAGACAACCTGCATGCTCTTGCAGGAGGGAGGCTTTTGTAAATATATTGATCACATTTTTAGAACTGTATATGGGTGTAACTATTTAGTAACTGATAGACTGGTGCAGTTTTGAAATAACAAACCTGAAACAGCAATATAAATGGTAACTTGCATCAAGGTTTTAGCCAACTTGTTGTGGTGGCCAGTTGAGTCTATACATGAAGATAAACTTCagtattgtcgtggtttaaccccagccagcaactaagcaccacgcagccgctcactcactccccccccacccagtgggatgggggagaaaatcgggaaaaagaagcaaaacccatgggttgagataagaacagtttaatagaacagaaaagaagaaacggataatgataatgataacactaataaaatgacaacagcaataatgaaaggattggaatgtacaaatgatgcgcagtgcaattgctcaccacccgccgaccggcacccagctagtcccccgagcggcgattccccgcccccacttcccagttcctatactggatgggacgtcatatggtatggaataccctgttggccagtttgggtcaggtgccctggctgtgtcctgtgccaacttcttgtgcccctccagctttctcgctggctgggcatgagaagctgaaaaatccttgacattagtctaaacactactagcagcaactgaaaacatcagtgttatcaacattcttctcatactgaactcaaaacatagcaccgtaccagctactaggaagacagttaactctatcccagctgaaactaggacaagtaTGAACATCCTTATAGACAAGCTGGTGGCCTATGGGCTAGATAagtggacagtgaggtggattgaatAGTAGCTGAACTGCTGGGctcagagggtggtgatcagaAGAACTAAGTCCAGCTGGAGACTGGTCACCAGCGGTGTCCAGCTGCAGTTGACACTGGTTCCAGTACTGTTTAACTCgtcattaatgacctggatgatgaAGCAATGTGCACTCTCaacaagtttgcagatgatacaaaacgGGTAGGAGTGGCTGATGCACCAGGTGtctgctgccattcagaggaaCCTGGACATGCTGGACAACTGGGCAGACAGgaacctcgtgaagttcaagaagaagtgcaaagtcctgcacctggggaggaagaaCCCCATGCACTAAATACATGCTGGGGGCTGACTAcccagaaagcagctttgcagagaatgATGATGTTGTGGTCCTGGTGGACAGAAAGCTGAAcataagccagcaatgtgccctcgCAGCAAAGAATGCCAGTAGCTGCCTGGGCTAGATTAGGAGTGTCGCCagcaagggaggtgatccttcccctctactcagcgctggtgaggccacatctggagtgctgggtccagttctgggctccacAGTACTGGAGAGATATGGACACAGTGGAGTGAAATTTGTGGAGAACAACTAAGGTAATTAAGGGACTGGTACACTTGTCATGCAAGGAGGGGCcgagagagctgggactgttcagcctggagaagagaaggctcagggggatgtCATCTATCTGATGGGAGTGTTTAAtggagatggagccaggctcttctcgGTGGTGCctggtgacaggacaagaggcagtgggcacacaCTGACACACAGAACGTTCCATCTGAACacaataaaacagttttttatGTGAGGGTGATTgaatactggaacaggttgcctgaAGTCTGTGGAGTCTCCTTCTGTGGAGATACTCAAACCTGACTGGACAGAGTCCTGGGCAACCTtctctagctgaccctgctttgagcagtggAATTGGGCTAGACAGTCTTCAGACAGTCTTCCAACTTCAACTATTCCGTGATTCTGTGAATTAGAGCCTTTCTAAGCTAACTCGGTCTGTTTATCacgaggggaagggagagatcCAGAAGAGAAGAGTGCACTGTGGTGATCTGGGATAACCATCAAAGTGGCAAGTCAAAGGCCTGGTCTGATCTAAGTAACCATTTTATGAAAGtaacaaaatgtcttttttttcctccttgctctaCCTCCTTTGAGTGTCTACATCATTAGGCCCTTTTTGCTGAGGTGCAAACCGCTTCGCTAGTCAAACCGCTTAAAAGGTCCGTTGATCTGGAAACCTAGGCAGAGAGGTACCACATCATCTCACCACTGTCCAGGGTGAGCTGGCTGAAGATAAAGTGCTTGCTGTGTCAAGGTTGGCTGCAGGGGAGAGGTTTTAACTGGGGGATCAGAGCTGGCCGACTGGTGGAGAAGGACCTTCTTGCAAAGGAGAGTTTGACTAGAGCTAGCGAGTCACGTGGTGGTGAAAGGGCTGCAGGTCCCTTGGCCAAGAGGAGCCCATAGCAGGACCTCCTGTCAACGCTTTCTGTCTGGGTCTGAGGCATCCCCCAGGAAGGATGGCAGCTGAGAATAAGATGCAGCTAGAGGCGTGTTCCTGGCAGGCTGCTGACAGCCTGTCCATCCTTGGGGTACAGCCCAGCCCTGGCCTGCCTTCCCGTTCCTGGTTTCATGGGGTTTGTGCTGGAGGCAGCATTTGTGTGTTGCACAGAGATGTGCTCAGGAG contains the following coding sequences:
- the NECAP1 gene encoding adaptin ear-binding coat-associated protein 1, whose amino-acid sequence is MAPARAAVSEPAPRWPPPRPRALLPGSKMPSPPTPYDVPCFPPGLPQAVSALIKDGGRKRPRLLGSPPLALRLGLLVLTAEMAAAELEYESVLCVKPDVNVYRIPPRTSNRGYRASDWKLDHPDWTGRLRVTSKGKTAYIKLEDKVSGELFAQAPIDQYPGIAVETVTDSSRYFVIRIQDGTGRSAFIGIGFTDRGDAFDFNVSLQDHFKWVKQETEISKESQEADTRPKLDLGFKEGQTIKLNIGNMTTKKGGAAKPRVSGSGGLSLLPPPPGGKIAVPPIPPPSSAAIANHVTPPPVLKSSNVSSADILLDLDAPASAAKAPASATTDLWGDFSTASSAVPNQAPQQSNWVQF